Part of the Halogeometricum rufum genome, AGATTCGTCACCCGGACTGCGTGGCGAGACGACGCTCGAACTCGTCTACCTTCTCGGACATCGCGTCCACGACTGCGCGCTCTCTCGACTCGTCGTGGACGTACGTCGGACCACAGACGTTGATGGACCCACACACCTCCCCGAGTGGCGTCTTGACCGGCATGCTGACCGCCCACATCCCTTCTATCGCCTCCTCGAAGTTGGTTGCGTATCCGCGTTCGCGTACCCGTGCGAGTTCTTCGACGAACTCGTCGGCGGAGGTGATGGTGTGCTCCGTCTGCGGGGAGAGCCCCCACTGGTCGAGAATCTCGCGGACTCGATGCTCGGGGAACTCGGCCAGAATCGCCTTTCCCGAAGCCGTACTGTGTACGTGGAACAACCGACCATCGACCAGATACGAGGGCGTGTCGGAGTAGGTGGATTCGTCGTACAACGAGACGACGCGGCCGTTCTCCTCGACGGTGAAGTCGACTTCGAGTTGCGTCTCGTCGGCCAGTTCCGGAACGAGAGCCTTCGCGACGCCGTACACCTCGTTGCGTTTCCGCGCGTAGTTCCCCAGGTGATAGAGCTTCAACCCGACGTGATAGGTGTCCTCCTCACGACTCACGTAGCCGTACTTCGCGAGCGTCTTGAGGTGGTTGTGGACGGTGCTCTTCGCGAGACCCGCCTCGTCGGCCAACTCGGCCAACGTCGCGCCGTCGAGTTCCGTGATGAGTTCGACGAGACGCAGCGAGATGTCTGTCGTCTGCAGCGTGTCGCTCTCGGTGCTACGCGGTCTCATGTGTCACCTCTCACGGTCGCACTACTTATGACTATGTAGCTTTCGGGTCTCCGCTCACGACCCCGTTCTCACGGACGCCCGAGCGGAGAGCGACCTCTCTGAGTGTAGAATACCCTCTCTGGACTGAGTGTAGAATACTCTTTCTGGAGCTAAATACGCGCAGACGGTTCGAGAAGTGCGTATTCATCTCCAGAGTCATTGCCTCTTTTGCGCGTAGAGCCGTATCGACAGCTGAACAAGCCCACTCAGCTCGTATTTGACAGGCAAAACCTGTCATTTCGCTAGCATAGGCGCACGAACGTAGACAGATATCTGTATCTACGGACAGAACGAGTGCTTCGATTTCCGTACCGAGGATTCAACCCCGGCGTGCGACGACGGCGTGTCGGTGCGATTGCCCACCGGCCGAACACTCTCCGCTTCCGCGGAAACGGTACCACCGAGTGCGGCCCATTACACCACTACTGCTGTAATCTAAGACGTCCCGTCTCCGGGCCGGTCAGAAACGGAGTGGCTCGGTTCGAAAGGTGGCCAGGACGGTGAGAAACTCGTTCCGGCTCTGCGGAACGATTCCGGAGAGCCGAACGAACGTATCAAAATCCTCGAACGTAACGATCGAAGCGTCGACCGAGTGTCTGTTCACCGCCGAAACTAACTGTCGCCGTCGGCTGTGTCAGTCTCCTGCATGGTAGCCGTTACACGCGTACGTATGTGACGAATTGTCGTCTCCCACAGTTATCATACGGTTTGGACCGAAATAAACGACGAAACGGGCACGCTATCGTTCGTCTCTCGGGAACGGAGGCGTATCTCCCGCTCCACACGGGACTACTAGTCGGGGACAGAACTGTACGGACGGCCGGCCCGAGGGCTAATTTTTTCGTGAGTAAGTTAAAAAACGGATTCGTCGCTCCCGAACTTCGACAGGAAGGTGACGTCGAAGAGCGCCCGGTGCGGACGGCTCTCAGTCGTCGGAATCGGCCCCGGTCTTTGGCGCCCCCGCCGATCCGGACTCGCCGCCGTCTCCGAACAGCACCGTCTCGTCCTGCAAGACGAGATTGCCCGACCGCCGTCTGAACGTCTTCGCGAGACCCACGACGGCGATGAGACAAACGATCGCGAACGGGCCACCCGTGACGATGGCGGCGGACTGAAGCGCTTCCACGCCGCCGATGACCATCAGAATCGACGCGACGACGCCCTGGAGGAGACCCCAGAAGATTCTGCTGACGGCGGAGGGTTCGGCCTTCCCGCCCGTCGTCATCATCGAGACGGCCAGCGTCGAGGAGTCCGCGGACGTGACGAAGAACGTCGTCACCAGGACGAGGAAGCCGAACAGTAACAACGTTCCGAGCGGCACCGGAATCCAGGGTACGTTGAGGGCCTGAAAGAGGATGTAACCCGACACCGCTTCGCCGTACTGGCCCACCGGACCGAGGATGTCGACCACGCCGCCGTGCTGGAAGACGACGGCCGTACCGCCGACGATGGCGAACCAGGGGATGGTCGCGAGCGACGTCGCCACGATACCGGTGAAGGCCACCTCGCGGACCGACCGGCCGCGCGAGATGCGGGCGATGAACAGGCCGGCGAACGGCGACCACGCCAGCGGCCACGCCCAGTAGAACACCGTCC contains:
- a CDS encoding IclR family transcriptional regulator — protein: MRPRSTESDTLQTTDISLRLVELITELDGATLAELADEAGLAKSTVHNHLKTLAKYGYVSREEDTYHVGLKLYHLGNYARKRNEVYGVAKALVPELADETQLEVDFTVEENGRVVSLYDESTYSDTPSYLVDGRLFHVHSTASGKAILAEFPEHRVREILDQWGLSPQTEHTITSADEFVEELARVRERGYATNFEEAIEGMWAVSMPVKTPLGEVCGSINVCGPTYVHDESRERAVVDAMSEKVDEFERRLATQSG